The following are from one region of the Myotis daubentonii chromosome 2, mMyoDau2.1, whole genome shotgun sequence genome:
- the RLIG1 gene encoding RNA ligase 1, translating to MRRLGSVQRKMPCVFVTEVKEEPSTKREHQTFKVLATETVSHKALDADIYSAIPTEKVDGTCCYVTTYKGQPYLWARLDRKPNKLAEKRFKNFLHSKQNSKEFFWNVEEDFKPVPECWIPAKEIEQLNGNPMPDENGHIPGWVPVEKNNKQYCWHSSVVNYEFEIALVLKHHPDDFGLLEITAVPLSDLLEQTLELIGTNINGNPYGLGSKKHPLHLLIPHGAFQIRNLPTLKHSDLLSWFEGCREGKIEGIVWHCNDGCLIKVHRHHLGLCWPIPDTYMNSKPVIINMNLNKRDYAFDTKCLFNHFSKIDHQKFRRLKDIILDE from the exons ATGAGGCGCCTGGGCTCCGTGCAGCGGAAAATGCCGTGCGTGTTTGTGACGGAGGTGAAAGAGGAGCCCTCCACCAAAAGGGAGCATCAG acATTTAAAGTTTTGGCAACTGAAACTGTAAGTCACAAGGCATTAGATGCAGATATATACAGTGCAATTCCAACAGAAAAAGTGGATGGAACATGTTGTTATGTTACTACTTACAAAG gtcAGCCATATCTGTGGGCTCGATTAGATAGAAAACCTAACAAACTAGCtgaaaaaaggtttaaaaattttCTACATTCAAAACAGAACTCAAAAG aatttttttggAATGTCGAGGAGGACTTCAAACCTGTTCCAGAGTGCTGGATACCAGCGAAGGAAATTGAACAATTAAATGGAAATCCGATGCCTGAtgaaaatggacacattcctg GGTGGGTACCAGTGGAGAAAAACAACAAGCAGTATTGCTGGCATTCCTCTGTAGTTAATTATGAATTTGAAATAGCCCTGGTACTGAAGCATCACCCTGATGATTTTGGTCTTTTGGAAATAACTGCGGTGCCACTATCAGACCTCTTAGAACAGACGCTGGAGCTCATAGGAACGAATATTAATGGAAACCCATATG GGTTAGGAAGCAAGAAGCATCCATTACATCTTCTTATACCACATGGAGCATTTCAAATAAGAAATCTACCTACCTTGAAGCACAGTGATCTGTTGTCCTGGTTTGAAGGTTGCAGAGAGGGTAAAATTGAAGGAATAGTATGGCATTGCAATGATGGCTGTTTAATCAAG gTCCATCGCCATCATCTTGGTTTATGCTGGCCAATTCCAGATACTTATATGAATTCAAAACCTGTTATTATTAACATGAACTTGAACAAACGTGACTATGCTTTTGATACTAAGTGTCTATttaatcatttttcaaaaatagatcATCAGAAATTTCGTAGGCTCAAAGATATAATACTTGATGAGTAG